From one Conexibacter woesei Iso977N genomic stretch:
- a CDS encoding ABC transporter substrate-binding protein has product MNRSAVTLLLTAALALAVATGCGSSDDDASSGSGAAATKTANNAGTFPVTVQHRYGATTIRSQPKRIAIVGFTEQDIVLALGQKPIVTTDWYGNQPYATWPWAREALGDARPTVLKAADGIDFEGVAKAHPDLIVGTNVGIKQKDYDKLSQIAPTVPGCKGRPVYFCPWDQQTELVAAALGQKARGIQMVKDIKSRFAKAAAEHPEFQGRSVTFSQNAFYDGRLYAYPPGLGTEFLSMLGFTINPKLQGLAKPGIQAAISAERLDVIDTDVQVFATEKPGDVGNLLKIPTFRGLNAVKGHHTIFTDATLSGAMYFTTPLSLPYVLDHLTPQLAAAVAGRAPRRMVS; this is encoded by the coding sequence ATGAACCGATCCGCCGTCACGCTGCTCCTGACCGCCGCCCTCGCCCTCGCCGTCGCCACCGGCTGCGGCTCGTCCGACGACGACGCCTCGTCCGGCAGCGGGGCCGCCGCCACCAAGACCGCCAACAACGCCGGGACGTTCCCGGTCACCGTCCAGCACCGCTACGGCGCCACGACGATCAGGTCCCAGCCCAAGCGGATCGCGATCGTCGGCTTCACCGAGCAGGACATCGTGCTGGCGCTGGGCCAGAAGCCGATCGTCACCACCGACTGGTACGGCAACCAGCCCTACGCGACCTGGCCGTGGGCGCGCGAGGCGCTCGGCGACGCCAGGCCGACGGTCCTGAAGGCCGCCGACGGCATCGACTTCGAGGGCGTCGCCAAGGCCCACCCGGACCTCATCGTCGGGACCAACGTCGGCATCAAGCAGAAGGACTACGACAAGCTCTCGCAGATCGCGCCGACCGTTCCCGGCTGCAAGGGCCGGCCGGTCTACTTCTGCCCCTGGGACCAGCAGACCGAGCTGGTCGCCGCCGCGCTGGGCCAGAAGGCGCGCGGGATCCAGATGGTCAAGGACATCAAGTCGCGGTTCGCGAAGGCCGCCGCCGAGCACCCCGAGTTCCAGGGCAGGTCCGTCACGTTCAGCCAGAACGCGTTCTACGACGGCAGGCTGTACGCCTACCCGCCGGGCCTGGGGACCGAGTTCCTCAGCATGCTCGGCTTCACGATCAACCCCAAGTTGCAGGGGTTGGCCAAGCCGGGGATCCAGGCCGCGATCTCGGCCGAGCGCCTCGACGTGATCGACACCGACGTCCAGGTCTTCGCGACCGAGAAGCCCGGCGACGTCGGCAACCTGCTGAAGATCCCGACGTTCCGGGGCCTCAACGCGGTCAAGGGCCACCACACGATCTTCACCGACGCGACGCTGTCGGGCGCCATGTACTTCACGACGCCGCTGTCGCTGCCCTACGTCCTGGACCACCTCACGCCGCAGCTCGCCGCAGCGGTGGCGGGCAGGGCGCCGCGGAGGATGGTGTCGTGA
- a CDS encoding winged helix-turn-helix domain-containing protein yields the protein MTSSSSPTARRRRTSLSAAEARRIALAAQGFAEARPLDRAVDARALRSRVVDRVGLIQIDSVNVLQRAHYLPAFARLGGYDIDLLDKLSHYAPRRLFEYWGHEASLIPVELHPHLRWRMRRAHDDAWGGMRRIAKDRPELVAAVLEDLRDRGPLTASELAHLDEPRGRKGPWWDWSDVKRALEFLFWSGEITSARRRRFERLYDVPERVLPRSVLDTPTPSDEEAQRELLRVAARSLGVATESDLRDYFRLPAADARPRVAELVEAGELLPVAVEGWGERTVAYLTPGARIPRAVDACALVGPFDSLIWERPRVERVFGFRYRIEIYVPKPQRVHGYYVLPLLLGDRLVARVDLKSDRAASALLVQAAHAEPGAPPQTAEALAERLRAMASWLGLEDVTVVGPGDLAPAVKAALR from the coding sequence ATGACCTCCTCAAGCTCCCCGACTGCCCGGCGCCGCCGGACCTCGCTCTCCGCCGCCGAGGCGCGGCGCATCGCGCTTGCCGCGCAGGGCTTCGCCGAGGCCAGGCCGCTCGATCGCGCGGTCGATGCGCGGGCGCTGCGCTCGCGGGTGGTCGACCGCGTGGGGTTGATCCAGATCGACTCGGTCAACGTGCTGCAGCGTGCGCACTACCTGCCCGCGTTCGCGCGGCTGGGCGGGTATGACATCGACCTGCTCGACAAGTTGTCGCACTACGCGCCGCGGCGGCTGTTCGAGTACTGGGGCCACGAGGCGTCGCTGATCCCGGTCGAGCTGCATCCGCACCTGCGCTGGCGGATGCGCCGCGCGCACGACGACGCGTGGGGCGGGATGCGGCGGATCGCGAAGGACCGGCCGGAGCTGGTCGCCGCGGTGCTGGAGGACCTGCGCGACCGCGGGCCGCTCACGGCCTCTGAGCTCGCGCATCTGGACGAGCCGCGGGGCAGGAAGGGCCCGTGGTGGGACTGGAGCGACGTCAAGCGCGCGCTGGAGTTCCTGTTCTGGAGCGGCGAGATCACGAGCGCGCGGCGGCGCCGGTTCGAGCGGCTGTACGACGTCCCGGAGCGCGTGCTCCCGAGGAGCGTGCTCGACACGCCGACGCCGTCCGACGAGGAGGCGCAGCGCGAGCTGCTCCGCGTCGCCGCGCGGTCGCTGGGCGTGGCGACCGAGAGCGACCTGCGCGACTACTTCCGGCTGCCGGCCGCCGACGCCAGGCCGCGCGTCGCCGAGCTGGTCGAGGCCGGCGAGCTGCTGCCGGTCGCCGTCGAGGGGTGGGGCGAACGGACCGTCGCCTACCTGACGCCCGGCGCGCGGATCCCACGCGCGGTCGACGCCTGCGCGCTGGTCGGCCCGTTCGACTCGCTGATCTGGGAGCGCCCGCGCGTCGAGCGCGTCTTCGGGTTCCGCTACCGGATCGAGATCTACGTGCCCAAGCCGCAGCGCGTGCATGGCTACTACGTGCTGCCGCTCCTGCTCGGGGACCGGTTGGTCGCCCGCGTCGACCTCAAGTCCGACCGCGCTGCGAGCGCGCTGCTCGTCCAGGCCGCCCACGCCGAGCCCGGCGCGCCGCCGCAGACCGCCGAGGCCCTGGCCGAGCGTCTGCGCGCGATGGCGTCCTGGCTCGGCCTGGAGGACGTCACCGTTGTCGGCCCCGGCGACCTCGCGCCCGCCGTCAAGGCCGCGCTGCGCTGA
- a CDS encoding NAD(P)/FAD-dependent oxidoreductase has product MRSPDVVILGAGAAGLMCALTAAARGRRVLVVDRSNKAGKKILMSGGGRCNFTNMYAEPANFASQNPHFCKSALARYTPWDFIAMVGEHGVPYHEKKLGQLFCDNKSKDILNMLLDECAQAGVELHVNTEVSEIERLRDGGGYALSTDTLGPVEAASLVVATGGLSIPTLGSTGFGYEIARQFGHSVFPTRAGLVPFTASGELKELCVELTGTSVPSVVACNGQSFRENILFTHRGLSGPAILQISSFWNPGDVVEINLLPDRDALEWLQGQRSERPDAELKTVLAEVFTRKMAALLFPSKPMKQHTPAELTAIATRLNAWQVTPAGTEGYRTAEVTLGGVDTRDISSQTMESRLSPGLYFIGEVLDVTGWLGGFNFQWAWASAHAAAQYV; this is encoded by the coding sequence ATGCGTTCTCCCGACGTGGTGATCCTGGGTGCTGGTGCCGCCGGGCTGATGTGCGCCCTGACCGCCGCGGCGCGCGGGCGGCGCGTGCTGGTGGTCGACCGCTCCAACAAGGCCGGCAAGAAGATCCTCATGTCCGGCGGTGGTCGCTGCAACTTCACGAACATGTACGCGGAGCCGGCGAACTTCGCGTCGCAGAACCCGCACTTCTGCAAGTCGGCCCTGGCGCGCTACACGCCGTGGGACTTCATCGCGATGGTCGGCGAGCACGGCGTGCCGTACCACGAGAAGAAGCTCGGGCAGCTGTTCTGCGACAACAAGTCGAAGGACATCCTCAACATGCTGCTGGACGAGTGCGCGCAGGCGGGCGTCGAGCTGCACGTGAACACGGAGGTCTCGGAGATCGAGCGGCTGCGGGACGGCGGCGGCTACGCGCTGAGCACCGACACGCTCGGCCCGGTCGAGGCGGCGTCGCTGGTGGTCGCGACCGGCGGCCTGTCGATCCCGACGCTCGGCTCGACCGGGTTCGGCTACGAGATCGCGCGACAGTTCGGGCACTCCGTGTTCCCGACCCGTGCCGGGCTGGTGCCGTTCACGGCGAGCGGTGAGCTCAAGGAGCTGTGCGTCGAGCTGACCGGGACGTCGGTGCCGAGCGTCGTCGCGTGCAACGGCCAGAGCTTCCGGGAGAACATCCTGTTCACCCATCGCGGGTTGAGCGGCCCGGCGATCCTGCAGATCTCGTCGTTCTGGAACCCCGGCGACGTCGTGGAGATCAACCTGCTGCCCGATCGCGATGCGCTGGAGTGGCTGCAGGGCCAGCGGTCGGAGCGGCCCGACGCCGAGCTGAAGACCGTCCTGGCCGAGGTGTTCACCAGGAAGATGGCGGCGCTGCTGTTCCCGTCCAAGCCGATGAAGCAGCACACGCCCGCCGAGCTGACCGCCATCGCCACCCGACTCAACGCCTGGCAGGTCACGCCCGCCGGCACCGAGGGCTACCGCACCGCGGAGGTCACCCTCGGCGGGGTCGACACCCGCGACATCTCCTCCCAGACCATGGAATCCCGCCTCAGCCCCGGCCTCTACTTCATCGGCGAGGTCCTCGACGTCACGGGCTGGCTGGGCGGCTTCAACTTCCAGTGGGCCTGGGCCTCGGCCCACGCGGCGGCGCAGTACGTGTGA
- a CDS encoding TIGR03560 family F420-dependent LLM class oxidoreductase, which translates to MRVALMIEGQEDVTWEDWVALAETCEAVGIEALFRSDHYLSVSGHNERGALDAWGTICALAATTTTLRLGTMVSPTSFRHPSIVGKLATTADHISGGRIELGLGTGWSEVEHTAYGFPFLSMAERMDVLEEQLEIIHDGHWGEDDNYAFKGRHYELSGLSSYPKPVQRPHPPLIMGGAAGPRAARLAARWADEYNTVMPTLDEAAERKARIDAACAAAGREPIPFSMMGPVEIGPDMAPTVDHLKAYENAGVSRVFIQHLEHRDLATVRRIGEELVPALRA; encoded by the coding sequence ATGCGCGTCGCGTTGATGATCGAGGGCCAGGAGGACGTGACCTGGGAGGACTGGGTCGCGCTGGCCGAGACCTGCGAGGCCGTCGGGATCGAGGCGCTGTTCCGCTCCGATCACTACCTGTCGGTCTCCGGCCACAACGAGCGCGGCGCGCTGGACGCGTGGGGCACGATCTGCGCGCTGGCCGCGACGACGACCACGCTGCGGCTCGGCACGATGGTGTCGCCGACCTCGTTCCGCCATCCCTCGATCGTCGGCAAGCTCGCGACGACCGCCGACCACATCAGCGGCGGCCGGATCGAGCTCGGCCTCGGGACCGGCTGGTCGGAGGTCGAGCACACCGCGTACGGCTTCCCGTTCCTCTCGATGGCCGAGCGGATGGACGTGCTCGAGGAGCAGCTGGAGATCATCCACGACGGCCACTGGGGCGAGGACGACAACTACGCGTTCAAGGGCAGGCACTACGAGCTGAGCGGGTTGTCGTCCTACCCCAAGCCGGTCCAGCGCCCGCACCCGCCGCTGATCATGGGCGGCGCCGCCGGCCCGCGCGCGGCGCGGCTGGCCGCCCGCTGGGCCGACGAGTACAACACGGTCATGCCGACGCTCGACGAGGCCGCCGAGCGCAAGGCGAGGATCGACGCCGCGTGCGCGGCGGCGGGCCGCGAGCCGATCCCGTTCTCGATGATGGGCCCGGTCGAGATCGGCCCGGACATGGCGCCGACCGTCGACCATCTCAAGGCCTATGAGAACGCCGGGGTATCGCGCGTCTTCATCCAGCACCTGGAGCACCGCGATCTCGCCACGGTCCGCCGGATCGGCGAGGAGCTCGTGCCCGCGCTGCGCGCCTAG
- a CDS encoding Ig-like domain-containing protein, producing the protein MTDDMTTTKDDKNIMLLRRILLALTASVLLAVAAPAFASASTLTVDDDKADCPSAGFTSLQAAINQAAPWDTIIVCPGTYREVSNAPTSTNSPAQSGSRNGFLITKPLTIKGAGADKVFIEAAGEAGSSLAGTAPYLRDGGGAVIQINRQSLGSSDMTENFVDISGVTVRSPDVYAEAGIAFFNTSGRITNSVVGPLYHAADATELAARPHGWGVVMANSLQGASEATVRREVTINNSLVTGYQEGGVLFDDSRGTDGNATTQARSGIVEYGTITGSRIAGGGPSDLVAQTGVQYHAGARGAVSGSEIVNNMYSPDPRRSVGLLLTDATTGADPSNPAVRAFSATGNVLSGNGYGLFNADIANSAVRLGAPALATGSSAAAENWYGCAAGPVLGAPSQGGCDGISGNDAAAAPSVEIGAAARTTAPTALTVPAVTPDAAPTGSIADPAEGASVAVGQAITPTVVAHDDFGIASVALKVDGNVLATDARAPYEFSWTPGYADLGATHTLTAVITDSAGQVTTALLHVTVPVPAGYAAATITPDAWNAGTVLVGQDATKVFTFKNTGQNPVGIATVALSGDTTFSRLAGDGACAGGQTLAIGESCTITVRYAPTAEGPQAAALAIGYIAPGATSPIVVPITAVGHVFNVTAQSDVTGTVPSTLALNVSGPAPSLGTFVPGRAMDYTTALTVGVTSSGGNAALTIQDPSATATGHLVNGVFSLASPLQAKAGAGTFAPIGSAASPLTLATYGGPVANEPVGIAFKQSIGATEALRTGTYNKTVVLTLSTTAP; encoded by the coding sequence GTGACGGACGACATGACGACGACCAAGGACGACAAGAACATCATGCTGCTCCGCCGCATCCTCCTGGCCCTGACCGCGAGCGTTCTGCTCGCGGTCGCGGCCCCGGCCTTCGCCTCGGCGTCGACCCTGACGGTCGACGACGACAAGGCCGACTGCCCCAGCGCCGGGTTCACGTCGCTGCAGGCGGCCATCAACCAGGCCGCGCCGTGGGACACGATCATCGTCTGCCCGGGCACCTACCGCGAGGTCTCCAACGCGCCGACCTCGACCAACAGCCCGGCGCAGTCGGGTTCCAGGAACGGGTTCCTGATCACGAAGCCGCTGACGATCAAGGGTGCGGGCGCCGACAAGGTGTTCATCGAGGCGGCGGGCGAGGCCGGCAGCTCGCTGGCGGGCACCGCGCCGTACCTGCGCGACGGCGGCGGCGCGGTGATCCAGATCAACCGCCAGTCCCTGGGGTCCTCGGACATGACCGAGAACTTCGTGGACATCTCGGGCGTGACCGTCCGGTCGCCCGACGTCTACGCGGAGGCCGGGATCGCGTTCTTCAACACGTCGGGCCGGATCACCAACTCGGTCGTCGGGCCGCTCTACCACGCGGCCGACGCGACCGAGCTCGCCGCCCGGCCGCACGGCTGGGGTGTCGTGATGGCCAACTCGCTGCAGGGCGCGTCGGAGGCGACGGTCCGCCGTGAGGTCACCATCAACAACTCGCTGGTGACCGGGTACCAGGAGGGCGGCGTGCTGTTCGACGACAGCCGCGGCACCGACGGCAACGCGACCACGCAGGCGCGCTCCGGGATCGTCGAGTACGGGACGATCACCGGCTCGCGAATCGCGGGCGGCGGGCCGAGCGACCTCGTCGCGCAGACCGGCGTGCAGTACCACGCGGGTGCCCGCGGCGCGGTCAGCGGCAGCGAGATCGTCAACAACATGTACTCGCCCGACCCGCGCAGGTCGGTGGGCTTGCTCCTGACCGACGCGACGACCGGCGCCGACCCGTCGAACCCGGCGGTGCGGGCGTTCAGCGCCACCGGGAACGTGCTCAGCGGCAACGGCTACGGGCTGTTCAACGCCGACATCGCCAACAGCGCGGTCCGGCTCGGCGCCCCGGCGCTGGCCACCGGCAGCAGCGCGGCGGCGGAGAACTGGTACGGCTGCGCGGCCGGCCCGGTCCTCGGCGCCCCGTCGCAGGGCGGCTGCGACGGCATCTCCGGCAACGACGCGGCGGCCGCGCCGTCGGTCGAGATCGGCGCCGCCGCCCGCACGACCGCGCCCACGGCGCTGACGGTCCCGGCCGTCACGCCCGACGCCGCGCCGACGGGCTCGATCGCCGACCCGGCCGAGGGCGCGTCGGTCGCCGTCGGCCAGGCGATCACGCCGACCGTCGTCGCCCACGACGACTTCGGGATCGCGTCGGTCGCCCTGAAGGTCGATGGCAATGTCCTTGCCACGGACGCCAGGGCGCCGTACGAGTTCTCGTGGACGCCGGGCTACGCCGACCTCGGCGCGACCCATACGCTGACCGCGGTGATCACCGACTCGGCCGGCCAGGTCACGACGGCGCTGCTGCACGTGACGGTCCCGGTCCCGGCCGGGTACGCCGCGGCGACGATCACGCCGGACGCCTGGAACGCGGGCACGGTGCTCGTCGGCCAGGACGCGACCAAGGTGTTCACCTTCAAGAACACCGGCCAGAACCCGGTCGGGATCGCGACCGTCGCGCTCAGCGGCGACACGACGTTCAGCAGGCTGGCCGGTGACGGCGCCTGTGCCGGCGGCCAGACGCTGGCGATCGGCGAGTCCTGCACGATCACGGTGAGGTACGCGCCGACCGCCGAGGGCCCGCAGGCCGCGGCGCTGGCGATCGGCTACATCGCACCGGGCGCGACGAGCCCGATCGTGGTGCCGATCACCGCCGTCGGCCACGTGTTCAACGTGACCGCGCAGAGCGACGTGACCGGCACGGTGCCGAGCACGCTGGCGCTGAACGTGTCCGGTCCGGCGCCGAGCCTCGGGACGTTCGTCCCGGGCAGGGCGATGGACTACACGACGGCGCTGACGGTCGGCGTGACGTCCAGCGGCGGCAACGCGGCGCTGACGATCCAGGACCCGAGCGCCACGGCCACCGGCCACCTGGTCAACGGCGTGTTCTCGCTCGCGTCGCCGCTGCAGGCCAAGGCGGGTGCGGGAACGTTCGCGCCGATCGGGTCGGCGGCGAGCCCGCTGACGCTGGCGACCTACGGCGGCCCGGTGGCCAACGAGCCGGTCGGGATCGCGTTCAAGCAGTCGATCGGGGCCACGGAGGCCCTGCGCACCGGCACCTACAACAAGACGGTCGTGCTCACGCTGTCGACGACCGCTCCGTAG
- a CDS encoding response regulator — protein sequence MTRRRIVVVDDHQLFRAGVRAELAAACEIVGEAETPAEAVAVIGATAPEVVLLDVHLPDGGGVAVLEALARGGEAPPAVLALSVSDAAEDVVPMIRAGALGYVTKTIATTDLVAAIEQVAQGDAYFSPRLAAFVLQAFSRPEVAAVPDDDPLEQLTPREREVLHHLARGYAYKRIGQRLGIGPRTVESHVRAVLRKLQLSSRHEAARWAASRGLIGEDDDE from the coding sequence GTGACGCGGCGCCGGATCGTCGTCGTCGACGACCACCAGCTGTTCCGGGCGGGGGTCCGGGCCGAGCTCGCCGCGGCGTGCGAGATCGTCGGCGAGGCCGAGACGCCGGCCGAGGCCGTCGCGGTGATCGGCGCGACCGCGCCGGAGGTCGTCCTGCTCGACGTCCACCTGCCCGACGGCGGCGGCGTCGCGGTGCTGGAGGCGCTGGCGCGCGGGGGCGAGGCGCCGCCCGCGGTGCTGGCGCTGTCGGTGTCCGACGCGGCCGAGGACGTCGTCCCGATGATCCGGGCGGGCGCGCTCGGCTACGTGACCAAGACGATCGCGACGACCGACCTGGTCGCGGCGATCGAGCAGGTCGCCCAGGGCGACGCGTACTTCAGCCCGCGCCTGGCGGCGTTCGTCCTGCAGGCGTTCAGCCGCCCGGAGGTCGCCGCCGTGCCCGACGACGACCCGCTGGAGCAGCTGACCCCGCGCGAGCGCGAGGTGCTGCACCACCTCGCGCGCGGCTACGCCTACAAGCGGATCGGCCAGCGGCTCGGGATCGGGCCGCGGACCGTCGAGTCCCACGTCCGCGCGGTGCTGCGCAAGCTGCAGCTCAGCTCCCGCCACGAGGCCGCGCGGTGGGCGGCCTCGCGCGGGCTGATCGGAGAGGACGACGACGAGTGA
- a CDS encoding GNAT family N-acetyltransferase, whose amino-acid sequence MLRPATPADRAALIALLRAEDLAWTGDDSISDEELGDVIDRFPEALVRVDGDGDGDAAGRVVGMAAVSDAGGTLLVLDPGADPDAVLPELVDWIEARGGAHELHGYAADTARLAWFEAHGFPYARSLYDLVRPAGAPPLDAPVWPVGVSVARYVPNDEEDPAVHGLIYREAGWAEVPGHSDRTLESWRSIQSADHRSFVARRDGGPIGWVSGIAYPDGRGWINQIAVAKSARGAGLGRALLLHAGADLLEHGATALALGVSAANTAALGLYRSTGFQVEREWRYHGPRVP is encoded by the coding sequence ATGCTCCGACCCGCCACGCCCGCCGACCGCGCCGCGCTGATCGCGCTGCTGCGCGCCGAGGACCTCGCCTGGACCGGCGACGACTCGATCTCCGACGAGGAGCTCGGCGACGTGATCGACCGCTTCCCGGAGGCGCTGGTCCGGGTCGACGGCGATGGCGATGGCGACGCCGCGGGCCGGGTCGTCGGCATGGCGGCGGTCAGCGACGCCGGCGGCACGCTGCTGGTGCTCGACCCGGGCGCCGACCCGGACGCGGTGCTGCCCGAGCTGGTCGACTGGATCGAGGCGCGCGGCGGCGCGCACGAGCTGCACGGCTACGCGGCCGATACGGCGCGGCTGGCGTGGTTCGAGGCGCACGGGTTCCCGTACGCGCGCTCGCTCTACGACCTGGTCCGGCCCGCGGGCGCGCCGCCGCTGGATGCGCCGGTCTGGCCCGTCGGCGTCTCGGTGGCACGTTATGTCCCCAACGACGAAGAGGACCCGGCGGTCCACGGGCTGATCTACCGGGAGGCGGGCTGGGCCGAGGTGCCCGGCCACAGCGACCGGACGCTGGAGTCCTGGCGGTCGATCCAGTCTGCCGACCACCGCAGCTTCGTCGCGCGCCGCGACGGCGGGCCGATCGGCTGGGTCTCGGGCATCGCGTATCCGGACGGCCGCGGCTGGATCAACCAGATCGCCGTGGCGAAGTCCGCGCGCGGCGCCGGCCTCGGCCGCGCGCTGCTGCTGCACGCCGGCGCAGACCTGCTCGAGCACGGCGCGACCGCGCTGGCGCTGGGCGTCTCGGCGGCCAACACGGCCGCGCTCGGCCTCTACCGCTCGACGGGCTTCCAGGTCGAGCGTGAGTGGCGCTATCACGGCCCTCGCGTTCCCTAG
- a CDS encoding alpha/beta hydrolase, which produces MPHAFPLRAFRCLLLVAALMLGAIPAAQAATSLPDPLARGPYTPTTVDPVKLGTVDLQEPSATGGAVGTGTPPAAANAATVPLRGSLYYPAEKTRDSPVIILVHGNHASCNAGAAPNCSIFERNDRGYAYLGENLATWGYTVYSIDQDQLMFYQDNTAKGMHQRRLIIAAGLDALYAANQSAIADDDTHNIGSQLVGRLDFHRIGLMGHSRGGDAVASFLDFNRTRPAPGRRYDIRGVISLAPVDYERKAPYGTAYMTMIGYCDGDVSNLQGSRFYERSQYVMPEDPFPRIQVMLHGANHNWFNTTWFADGDDSTVSDPACSTNATTNPDNIRLSGGTYTRSGASGTYGSGDPTLMGDQEKVGLAMMSSFFKRYVGGDTAYDPYMTGELSQDGVTPQLPASACPSQTVSATKISCFDRLQTSYFAPPAERRDVIRPEPDDPLGTSAVGTALTGSGFSNPYTSPGGINPIPATTPGGYDWCNPEPTQFQTSTAGETGLPTATKGCPLPPATAIGGQNGTRENAPVNHSYGLQLALAWDNPLAATGTPATLATRIPAASSDVSSYKALVLATAVNFFDPRNPSRGLTGLWNPAATTQDFTIAVKDANGVEGTVSAASPRYGTALHQTVGNTGARVHVTLNDIRVPLGDFAAQGVDLRHIAKLELRFGELGKPQSGSIQLSDVRFQEAVTGPSALTDAAAFAKGDQEIADSPRLAAGSEPDVIWVGGTAAGATTTTTTATAKSTPAAGCTPSAAIASLGATRGKTYTLTGTATACTPTKVKTVELVVRHVASASRCKFLRANGTLGRTMPCSAPVGLAVHGTAKWSVRLKRAMPKGHYRVAVRVVDSAGRHVLGKAKTITIA; this is translated from the coding sequence GTGCCTCACGCGTTCCCCCTGCGGGCGTTCCGCTGCCTGCTGCTCGTCGCTGCCCTGATGCTGGGCGCGATCCCCGCCGCCCAAGCGGCGACCTCGCTTCCGGACCCGCTCGCCCGCGGGCCGTACACGCCGACGACCGTCGACCCGGTCAAGCTCGGCACCGTCGACCTGCAGGAGCCGAGCGCCACGGGCGGCGCCGTCGGCACCGGCACGCCGCCCGCCGCGGCCAACGCCGCGACCGTCCCGCTGCGCGGCTCGCTCTACTACCCGGCCGAGAAGACCAGGGACTCGCCGGTCATCATCCTCGTCCACGGCAACCACGCGTCCTGTAACGCCGGCGCGGCGCCGAACTGCTCGATCTTCGAGCGCAACGACCGCGGCTACGCCTACCTCGGCGAGAACCTCGCGACCTGGGGCTACACGGTCTACTCGATCGACCAGGACCAGTTGATGTTCTACCAGGACAACACCGCCAAGGGCATGCACCAGCGGCGGTTGATCATCGCTGCGGGTCTCGACGCGCTCTACGCCGCCAACCAGTCGGCGATCGCCGACGACGACACCCATAACATCGGGTCTCAGCTCGTCGGCCGCCTGGACTTCCACCGCATCGGCCTGATGGGCCACTCGCGCGGCGGCGACGCGGTCGCGTCGTTCCTGGACTTCAACCGCACGCGCCCCGCGCCCGGCCGCCGCTACGACATCCGCGGCGTGATCTCGCTGGCGCCCGTCGACTACGAGCGCAAGGCGCCGTACGGCACGGCCTACATGACGATGATCGGCTACTGCGACGGCGACGTCTCCAACCTCCAGGGCAGCCGCTTCTACGAGCGCAGCCAGTACGTCATGCCCGAAGACCCGTTCCCGCGGATCCAGGTCATGCTGCACGGCGCCAACCACAACTGGTTCAACACCACGTGGTTCGCCGATGGCGACGACTCCACGGTCAGCGACCCTGCGTGCTCGACCAACGCGACCACCAACCCGGACAACATCCGCCTCTCGGGCGGCACCTACACGCGCTCGGGCGCGTCCGGAACCTACGGCTCCGGCGACCCGACGCTGATGGGCGACCAGGAGAAGGTCGGCCTCGCGATGATGTCGTCCTTCTTCAAGCGCTACGTCGGCGGCGACACCGCGTACGACCCCTACATGACGGGCGAGCTCAGCCAGGACGGCGTCACGCCACAGCTGCCGGCCAGCGCCTGCCCGAGCCAGACGGTCTCGGCGACGAAGATCAGCTGCTTCGACCGCCTGCAGACCAGCTACTTCGCGCCGCCGGCCGAGCGCCGCGACGTGATCCGCCCGGAACCGGACGACCCGCTCGGCACCAGCGCGGTCGGCACCGCGCTGACCGGCTCGGGCTTCAGCAACCCCTACACCTCGCCCGGCGGGATCAACCCGATCCCGGCGACGACGCCCGGCGGCTACGACTGGTGCAACCCGGAGCCGACGCAGTTCCAGACGAGCACGGCCGGCGAGACCGGCCTGCCGACGGCGACCAAGGGCTGCCCGCTGCCGCCCGCCACGGCGATCGGCGGCCAGAACGGCACGCGTGAGAACGCGCCCGTCAACCACTCCTACGGCCTCCAGCTCGCGCTGGCGTGGGACAACCCGCTCGCCGCAACGGGCACGCCCGCGACGCTCGCCACCCGGATCCCGGCCGCGTCCTCGGACGTGTCCTCCTACAAGGCACTGGTGTTGGCCACGGCGGTCAACTTCTTCGACCCGCGCAACCCGTCCCGCGGCCTGACCGGCCTCTGGAACCCGGCGGCCACGACGCAGGACTTCACGATCGCCGTCAAGGACGCCAACGGCGTCGAGGGCACCGTGTCGGCCGCGTCGCCGCGCTACGGCACGGCGCTGCACCAGACCGTCGGCAACACCGGCGCCCGCGTGCACGTGACGCTCAACGACATCCGCGTCCCGCTCGGCGACTTCGCCGCCCAGGGCGTCGACCTCAGGCACATCGCCAAGCTCGAGCTGCGGTTCGGGGAGCTCGGCAAGCCGCAGAGCGGCTCGATCCAGCTCAGCGACGTGCGCTTCCAGGAGGCCGTGACCGGCCCGAGCGCGCTGACCGACGCGGCCGCGTTCGCCAAGGGCGACCAGGAGATCGCGGACAGCCCGCGCCTGGCCGCCGGCAGCGAGCCGGACGTCATCTGGGTCGGCGGGACCGCCGCCGGCGCGACGACGACAACAACGACCGCGACCGCCAAGAGCACCCCAGCCGCGGGCTGCACACCCAGCGCGGCGATCGCCTCGCTCGGCGCCACCAGGGGCAAGACCTACACGTTGACGGGCACGGCCACGGCCTGCACGCCGACGAAGGTCAAGACGGTGGAGCTGGTCGTCCGCCACGTGGCGAGCGCCAGCAGGTGCAAGTTCCTGCGCGCCAACGGCACGCTCGGGCGCACGATGCCCTGCTCGGCCCCGGTCGGCCTCGCCGTCCACGGCACCGCCAAGTGGTCGGTCCGCCTCAAGCGGGCGATGCCCAAGGGCCACTACCGCGTCGCCGTGCGGGTGGTCGACTCGGCCGGGCGCCACGTGCTCGGCAAGGCCAAGACGATCACGATCGCGTGA